Proteins from a single region of Dictyostelium discoideum AX4 chromosome 5 chromosome, whole genome shotgun sequence:
- the carB gene encoding G-protein-coupled receptor, producing the protein MTIMSDIIAQRTILLIADFSSIIGCSLVLIGFWRLKLLRNHITKIISLFCATSLFKDVISTIITLLYKPDQTESGFPCYLHAIVITFGSLACWLWTLMLSFSIYNLIVRREPEPERFEKFYFCLCYGLPLISTIVMLSTHIIQPVGGWCWIGDNYDGYRFGLFYGPFFFIWGTSAILVGLTSKYTYSVIRSSVSDNKDKHMTYQFKLINYIVVFLVCWVFAIVNRILNGLNQFPTVPNVLHTYFSVSHGFYASITFIYNNPLMWRYFGAKFLLIFSKFGLFVQAQQRLELNKNNNNPSPIMRSKNALDNGADSSVVELPCLSKADSLSLDAENNIETPKENENQNHHHHHHHHHHHNHYNNNNNNNNINNKNDMI; encoded by the exons atgactATTATGTCAGATATTATCGCACAAAGAACAATCTTGCTAATCGCGGATTTTTCATCGATTATTGGATGTTCTTTGGTTTTAATTGGATTTTGGAGGTTAAAACTTTTACGTAATCACATTACAAAaattatatcattattttgcGCAACTTCTCTATTTAAAGATGtaatatcaacaattatCACATTACTGTATAAACCCGACCAAACAGAATCTGGTTTTCCTTGTTATCTTCATGCAATAGTAATTACTTTTGGTTCATTAGCATGTTGGCTTTGGACTCTTATGTTat catttagtatttataatttaatagtaAGAAGAGAACCAGAACCAGaaagatttgaaaaattttatttttgtctTTGTTATGGATTACCATTGATTAGTACGATTGTTATGTTATCAACACATATTATTCAACCAGTTGGTGGTTGGTGTTGGATTGGTGATAACTATGATGGGTATagatttggattattttatGGGccattctttttcatttgggGAACATCAGCAATTTTGGTTGGATTAACATCGAAATATACATACTCTGTAATACGTAGTAGTGTATCTGATAATAAGGATAAACATATGACCTatcaatttaaattgataaattatatcGTTGTATTTTTGGTTTGTTGGGTATTTGCAATCGTTAATCGTATTCTAAATggtttaaatcaatttccaACGGTTCCAAATGTTTTACACACCTATTTCAGTGTTTCCCACGGTTTCTATGCTTCCATCacttttatttacaataatCCATTGATGTGGCGTTACTTTGGTGCAAAATTCTTATTGATCTTTAGtaaatttggtttatttgtTCAAGCTCAACAACGtttggaattaaataaaaataataataatccatcaCCAATTATGAGATCAAAGAATGCTCTAGATAATGGTGCCGACTCTTCGGTTGTAGAATTACCTTGTCTCTCAAAAGCTGATTCTTTATCACTTGAtgctgaaaataatattgaaactccaaaagaaaatgaaaatcaaaatcatcatcatcatcatcatcatcatcatcatcataatcattataataataataataacaataataatataaataataaaaatgatatgatttaa